In Bacillus methanolicus, the following proteins share a genomic window:
- the dusB gene encoding tRNA dihydrouridine synthase DusB — MLKIGDIEMKNPVVLAPMAGVCNSAFRLTVKEFGAGLVYAEMVSDKGIVYKNEKTLDMLYIDEREKPLSLQIFGGEKESLVEAAKFVDKNTNADIIDINMGCPVPKITKVDAGAKWLLDPNKIYDMVAAVVDAVEKPVTVKMRTGWDEEHVYAVQNAQAVERAGGSAVAIHGRTRYQMYEGKADWNIIREVKQAVNIPVIGNGDVETPQDAKRMLDETGVDGVMIGRAALGNPWMIYRTVKYLETGELIGEPSAREKIDVCILHLDRLIALKNENIAVREMRKHAAWYLKGIRGNAKVRNAINECNTRDELVTLLYNFVEEVEQKEQSQSQAV, encoded by the coding sequence ATGCTGAAAATCGGCGATATTGAGATGAAAAACCCGGTTGTGCTTGCGCCGATGGCTGGTGTTTGCAACTCTGCGTTCCGCCTGACTGTAAAAGAGTTTGGAGCGGGCCTTGTATACGCGGAAATGGTCAGTGACAAAGGGATCGTTTACAAGAACGAAAAAACATTGGACATGCTTTATATCGATGAACGCGAAAAACCGCTGAGCCTGCAAATTTTTGGCGGCGAAAAAGAGTCATTGGTTGAAGCGGCTAAGTTTGTAGATAAAAATACGAATGCCGATATTATTGATATTAATATGGGCTGTCCGGTACCGAAAATTACAAAGGTTGATGCAGGAGCAAAGTGGCTTCTTGATCCTAACAAAATTTATGATATGGTTGCAGCTGTCGTCGATGCGGTAGAAAAACCGGTCACGGTAAAAATGCGTACAGGTTGGGATGAAGAACATGTTTATGCCGTTCAAAATGCGCAGGCTGTAGAACGTGCCGGCGGAAGCGCGGTAGCCATCCATGGACGCACTCGTTACCAAATGTATGAAGGGAAGGCAGACTGGAATATTATCCGTGAAGTGAAGCAAGCTGTTAACATCCCGGTTATCGGAAACGGAGATGTAGAGACTCCTCAAGATGCAAAGCGGATGCTAGATGAAACCGGAGTGGACGGCGTTATGATTGGTCGTGCTGCATTAGGTAATCCATGGATGATTTACCGCACCGTTAAATATCTTGAGACCGGGGAACTGATTGGAGAGCCGTCAGCTCGTGAAAAAATTGATGTGTGCATTCTTCATTTAGACCGCTTGATTGCATTGAAAAATGAAAACATTGCTGTTCGGGAAATGAGAAAGCATGCTGCATGGTACCTTAAAGGAATCCGTGGAAATGCAAAGGTTCGAAATGCAATTAATGAATGCAATACACGCGATGAACTTGTTACGTTGTTATATAATTTCGTCGAAGAAGTCGAACAAAAAGAACAGAGTCAATCACAAGCCGTGTAA
- a CDS encoding protein arginine kinase, translating to MSLERFISQAVSSWMSAEGPDSDIVLSSRIRLARNLREFRFPTLYSHEEALAVLKRIEERASIGFPGQIGKLELLKMDELQPLQKRVLVEKHLISPQLAEHSNHGACLLSENEEVSIMINEEDHIRIQCLFPGLQLTEALNVANEVDDWMEEHVDYAFDEYKGYLTSCPTNVGTGIRASVMMHLPALVITQQMNRIIPAINQLGLVVRGIYGEGSEALGNIFQISNQITLGKSEHDIVEDLKSVVRQLISQERSAREALAKTSNIQLEDRVFRSYGILANSRIIESKEAARCLSDVRLGIDMGYIKNLSKKILNELMILTQPGFLQQYAGGPLRPDERDIRRAALIRERLTMEKSEK from the coding sequence TTGTCTTTGGAACGCTTTATCAGCCAGGCCGTCAGCTCATGGATGAGTGCTGAAGGACCTGACTCGGATATCGTCCTGAGTTCACGTATCCGGCTAGCACGGAATTTGCGTGAATTTAGATTTCCTACTTTATACTCCCATGAAGAAGCTTTAGCTGTACTTAAAAGAATTGAAGAACGAGCAAGCATTGGCTTTCCCGGACAAATAGGAAAGTTAGAGCTTTTAAAAATGGATGAGTTGCAGCCTCTTCAAAAAAGAGTTTTGGTGGAAAAACATCTCATAAGTCCTCAGCTTGCCGAACATTCAAATCACGGAGCTTGCTTGCTTTCTGAAAATGAGGAAGTCAGCATCATGATTAATGAAGAGGATCATATTCGCATCCAATGTTTATTTCCCGGCCTCCAGCTAACCGAAGCTCTCAATGTAGCCAATGAGGTCGATGACTGGATGGAGGAACATGTTGATTATGCTTTTGATGAATATAAAGGATATTTAACAAGCTGTCCAACAAATGTTGGGACGGGAATTAGAGCTTCTGTAATGATGCATTTGCCAGCTCTTGTAATAACTCAGCAGATGAATCGTATTATTCCTGCGATTAACCAGCTTGGTTTGGTGGTAAGAGGTATATACGGTGAAGGAAGCGAAGCATTGGGCAATATTTTTCAAATATCAAACCAAATCACACTCGGGAAATCTGAACATGATATTGTAGAAGATTTAAAAAGTGTTGTCAGACAGTTAATTTCGCAGGAAAGGTCAGCGAGAGAAGCATTAGCAAAAACTTCAAACATACAATTAGAAGACAGAGTATTCCGCTCGTACGGAATTCTGGCCAACAGCAGGATTATTGAATCAAAGGAGGCGGCTCGATGCCTCTCAGATGTCAGACTCGGAATTGATATGGGCTATATAAAGAACCTGTCTAAAAAGATATTAAATGAATTGATGATTTTAACGCAGCCGGGATTTTTGCAACAATATGCGGGAGGTCCTTTGCGGCCCGATGAACGAGATATTCGCAGAGCTGCTTTAATAAGAGAAAGATTAACTATGGAAAAAAGTGAAAAGTAA
- a CDS encoding UvrB/UvrC motif-containing protein, producing MICEECNQRPATLHFTKIINGDKTEVHLCEKCAQEKGEMFMFNNGTGFSINNLLAGMLNIQPTFQHAKQDPFHNEEVLQCGVCKMTFSQFVKVGRFGCANCYETFKNHLNPVLKRLHSGNSIHNGKIPKRIGGNIHLRKKLETLKNSLKELIANEEFEKAAVVRDEIRSLEKKISEFNEGGE from the coding sequence TTGATATGCGAGGAATGTAATCAAAGGCCGGCAACGTTGCATTTTACAAAAATTATTAATGGAGATAAAACAGAAGTCCATTTATGTGAGAAGTGTGCCCAAGAAAAGGGCGAAATGTTTATGTTTAACAATGGTACAGGTTTTTCTATCAACAATTTATTGGCAGGGATGTTAAATATTCAACCAACCTTTCAGCATGCTAAGCAAGATCCTTTTCATAATGAAGAAGTGCTTCAATGCGGCGTTTGTAAAATGACCTTTTCACAATTTGTCAAAGTTGGGCGCTTTGGTTGTGCAAATTGCTATGAGACATTCAAAAACCACTTAAATCCTGTTCTAAAAAGATTGCACAGCGGCAATTCGATCCACAATGGCAAAATTCCGAAAAGGATCGGAGGTAACATTCATCTGAGAAAAAAACTGGAAACTTTAAAGAACAGCCTAAAAGAATTAATTGCAAACGAAGAATTTGAAAAAGCAGCAGTAGTAAGAGACGAAATCCGTTCGCTGGAAAAAAAGATATCAGAGTTTAACGAAGGAGGGGAGTAA
- a CDS encoding CtsR family transcriptional regulator: MVRNISDIIENYLKNVLETSDREVVEIKRSEIAEKFQCVPSQINYVINTRFTIERGYVVESKRGGGGYIRIMKVKTNDNADLIDDLLSLIQHRISQNSAEAVIYRLIEEEVITKREAKIMLSVIDRSVLYIDLPYRDELRARMLKAMLTSLKYK, translated from the coding sequence TTGGTGAGAAACATATCGGATATCATTGAAAACTATCTTAAAAACGTTCTGGAAACAAGTGATCGTGAAGTTGTCGAAATTAAAAGGAGCGAGATTGCTGAGAAGTTTCAATGTGTTCCGTCACAAATTAATTACGTGATCAATACCCGCTTCACCATAGAACGGGGATATGTCGTAGAGAGCAAACGCGGCGGCGGCGGCTATATTCGCATTATGAAAGTGAAGACGAATGACAATGCAGATTTAATTGATGATTTGCTTTCGTTAATTCAACACAGAATTTCGCAAAACAGTGCGGAAGCCGTCATTTATCGATTGATTGAAGAAGAGGTTATTACAAAAAGAGAAGCGAAAATCATGCTTAGCGTAATTGACCGTTCTGTGTTATATATAGATCTTCCTTACAGAGATGAATTAAGAGCCCGTATGTTAAAAGCAATGCTGACATCTCTAAAATATAAATAA
- the lysS gene encoding lysine--tRNA ligase, whose translation MSHEELNDQLKVRRDKMNQLREKGLDPFGKRFERTHHAQELINTYGDLEKEEIEAKNVSVTIAGRIMTKRGKGKAGFAHIQDLTGQIQIYVRLDTVGVEQYEIFNMADLGDIVGVTGTLFKTKVGELSVKVESFILLTKSLRPLPEKFHGLKDVEQRYRQRYLDLIMNNESKDTFITRSRIIQSMRRYLDDHGYLEVETPMMHAIAGGASARPFITHHNALDMPLYMRIAIELHLKRLIVGGLEKVYEIGRVFRNEGVSTRHNPEFTMIELYEAYADYRDIMKLTENLIAHIAQEVLGTTTIQYGEHEVELKPEWKRLHMVDAIKEYTGVDFWKEMSTEEARALAKEHNVEIDDHMLFGHIVNEFFEQKVEDKLIQPTFIYGHPVEISPLAKKNDEDPRFTDRFELFIVGREHANAFTELNDPIDQRERFEAQLKEREQGNDEAHMMDDDFIEALEYGMPPTGGLGIGIDRLVMLLTNSPSIRDVLLFPLMRHR comes from the coding sequence GTGAGTCATGAAGAATTAAATGACCAATTAAAAGTAAGAAGAGACAAAATGAACCAGCTTCGCGAAAAAGGTCTTGACCCTTTCGGTAAACGGTTTGAAAGAACTCATCATGCGCAGGAACTGATCAATACATATGGAGATCTTGAAAAAGAAGAAATTGAAGCAAAAAACGTTTCTGTTACAATTGCCGGCCGCATCATGACAAAGCGTGGAAAAGGGAAAGCCGGGTTTGCCCATATTCAAGACTTAACCGGTCAAATTCAAATTTACGTTCGCCTCGATACTGTTGGTGTAGAACAATATGAAATTTTTAATATGGCTGACCTCGGTGACATTGTAGGGGTAACAGGTACACTTTTTAAAACAAAAGTTGGCGAACTTTCTGTAAAAGTAGAATCATTCATTCTTCTAACAAAATCTCTTCGTCCGCTGCCGGAAAAATTCCACGGATTAAAAGACGTGGAACAGCGTTATCGCCAACGTTATTTAGACTTAATCATGAACAACGAAAGCAAGGACACATTTATTACTCGCAGCCGGATTATCCAATCTATGCGCCGTTATTTAGATGATCACGGTTATTTAGAAGTGGAAACGCCAATGATGCATGCGATTGCAGGTGGAGCCTCTGCTCGTCCGTTTATTACCCATCATAATGCTCTTGATATGCCTTTATATATGCGCATTGCCATCGAACTTCATCTAAAACGTTTAATTGTTGGCGGCCTTGAAAAGGTATATGAAATTGGCCGTGTATTCCGAAATGAAGGGGTATCAACCCGCCATAATCCTGAATTCACAATGATTGAACTTTATGAAGCGTATGCTGATTACCGTGACATTATGAAATTAACTGAAAACTTAATCGCTCATATTGCACAGGAAGTGCTTGGAACGACAACCATCCAATATGGCGAACATGAAGTGGAACTAAAACCGGAATGGAAACGACTTCATATGGTCGACGCAATTAAAGAGTATACTGGTGTCGACTTCTGGAAAGAGATGAGTACTGAAGAAGCCCGTGCACTTGCTAAAGAGCACAATGTTGAAATTGACGATCATATGCTGTTCGGTCATATTGTTAATGAATTTTTTGAGCAAAAAGTAGAAGACAAATTGATTCAGCCAACATTTATTTACGGACATCCGGTTGAAATTTCACCATTGGCTAAAAAGAATGATGAAGACCCTCGCTTCACAGACCGTTTTGAATTATTTATTGTTGGCCGTGAGCATGCAAATGCGTTTACTGAATTAAATGATCCAATTGATCAGCGTGAACGCTTCGAAGCTCAGCTTAAAGAACGGGAGCAGGGAAATGATGAAGCTCACATGATGGATGATGATTTCATTGAAGCACTTGAATATGGAATGCCGCCAACAGGCGGTTTAGGAATCGGGATCGACAGGCTTGTCATGCTGTTGACAAATTCCCCATCCATTCGGGATGTTCTTTTATTCCCGCTAATGCGCCATCGTTAA